TCATATCAAAGTAACGGTAATCCGTGAAACCAGGGCAGTTGAGTATGCAAAGTAAAGTGGCCATTGGTCACTTTACTTTTTTGTTTTCGCCGCCATTTCGCTCAGTCTCGGGCACTTATCCGAAATTGCTCCGCTGAGCATTGGCCATAGGCGGCTTCCTTTTTCTGTCTGAGCAAAAGAAGTGATATACTATACAACGAGGTGAAGACCAAAATGAAGCTGCTATTTATCGGAGACATCATGGGCTCTCCCGGGAGAGAGATCGTGAAAACCTATCTGCCGCTGTTAAAAAGAAAGTACCAACCTACTTACCTGGTGGTGAACGGAGAAAATGCCGCTCACGGCCGAGGCATTACGGAAAAAATAGTGAAGGAGCTGTTTGAGTCGGGCGTGCATGCCATTACGCTCGGCAACCACACCTGGGACAACAAAGAGATCTTTGATTTTATCGATGATGAGCCGCGCCTGATTCGGCCCGCCAATTTCCCGCAAGGCTCGCCAGGCAGCGGCATTACGTATATCAAGCAGGCGGAGGGGGAGCTGGCCGTCATCAATCTGCAGGGGCGTACGTTTTTGCCGCCGCTCGATTGCCCCTTTCAAATTGCAGACAAACTGGTGGAGCAGGCGCGGAAGCGGACCAAGTATATCTTCGTTGATTTTCACGCCGAAGCGACATCGGAAAAGCAGGCGATGGCCTGGTATCTGGATGGAAGGGTCAGTGCTGTCGTCGGGACGCATACTCATGTGCAGACGGCCGACGAACGCATCCTCCCGCAAGGCACCGGCTTTCTCTGCGACGTCGGGATGTGCGGGCCGATGAACGGCATTCTCGGGATGGATCGGGAAGCGGTGATCAAGAAATTCCGAACGCAGCTCCCCGTTCGTTTTGAGGTGGCGGATGGTCCTGCCCAGCTCAACGCGGTGTTGATCACGCTTGACAAAGCGAGCGGCCACGCAAGGAAGCTGGAGCGCATTCGAATTGACGCCGACCATCCGTTTATGGAATAATAGAAGGAGATTTGAATTTTTCGAATATTTACCTCGCAGTTGCAGGAATTTTTAGGGGTTATGCGAATATCATTCTAATGATGACAGGATTCCTATCAGACGGGAGGTTCAAAAGGATGGAAGTATTAAAAGTTTCAGCAAAGTCTAACCCCAACTCCGTTGCTGGTGCTCTTGCTGGTGTGCTTCGCGAACGCGGAGCGGCTGAGATTCAGGCCATCGGCGCTGGAGCACTTAACCAAGCTGTCAAAGCCGTAGCTATCGCACGAGGGTTCGTAGCGCCGAGTGGAGTTGACCTCATTTGTATTCCAGCCTTTACCGACATCGTAATTGATGGAGAAGAACGCACAGCCATCAAGCTGATCGTAGAGCCCAGATAAATTCCAACCGAACCTGTCTTGAACTGCCTGTTTGTTCGTAGAATAAACAGGTTTTTTTCGTGGACACAGAAGACGATACAGGGATTTTTACATAAAAGGAGAATGAAATATGAGAGTTTTTGATGCGCACTGTGACGTATTGGCCAAGCTGTGGGAGAAGCCGTCCCTGGATTTCTATCAGGGCGCGCCGGAACTTCAGGCCAGTTTTCCGGAGCTGGAAAAAGGGAATGTAGATATACAGGTGCTCGCTTGCTACGTTCCCAGTCATGTGCCCTTCGGCCGCCGATTCCAGGCGGTGCTGGAGATGCTGGACCTCTTTCACGAGCGCGTGGCGAGCGAGAGATTCCGCCCAATACTTGGCCGCGCCGATTTAGAGGATTGTGTATTAAAGGGGACCAAAGGGGCTATTCTGTTTGTAGAAGGGGCGCATGCTTTAGAAGAAAGTCTCGTACAGCTCCGAACCTGGCATCGTCTGGGACTCAGGGGGATGACCTTGACCTGGAATCACGGCAATGCCGTAGCGGCCGGCTGCCATGAGCCGCATCCCGGCGGCCTTACGATGTTCGGTAGAAAAGTAGTCGAAGAGATGAATCGCCTCGGGATGATGATTGACGTGTCTCACATAGCCGAGCCCGGCTTTTGGGACACCCTGGAGCTCTCGAAAGATCCGGTGATCGCTTCCCATTCCAATGTACGCCGGCTTTGTGACCATCCGCGCAATTTGACGGATGAACAGATCGCCGCCTTGATTGCCAAGGGCGGTGTGATGGGTCTTACCTTTGTGGACTTTTTCGTCACCGCAGAAAAGCGTACAGTCTGGATTGACGATTTGCTGAAGCATCTGGACCATGTATGCGCCCTGGGAGGCGTCGATCATATTGCGTTCGGGTCGGATTTCGACGGGATCACGGATACCTTCGGAGACTTGGCTCGTGCAGGCGACTACGACCATTTGGTCAACGCTTTGCTGAAGCGTTATAAAGAGGCGGAAGTGCAGAAATTTATGCATGAAAACTGGTTGCGTGTTTTCCGAAACGTGCTACAATAGTCAATGAGAACATTAATGTACCAAGTTCAAAATTTTATTCAGGCCAAAGTTAAGTTGAGTAAAAGCACTTGCATTTTTGCATGGGTCGGACTACAATTGGTACAGTCTATGCAGATTTTTGTCACATCTTATCGGAACCAGTCGGGTAAGGTGGGGCAGCTTTTTCTCACAGTCACTGAAGGGGTGGAATTTGAATGATTAGTCAACTTTCCTGGAAAGTTGGAGGACAGCAAGGGGAGGGTATCGAGAGTACCGGAGAAATCTTCTCGATGGCAATGAACCGGATGGGATACCATCTGTATAGCTATCGCCACTTCTCTTCCCGGATTAAGGGTGGACACACTAACAACAAAATTCGTGTGAGCACCAAACCTATGCGCGCAATCTCTGACGATCTGGACATCCTCGTCGCTTTTGACCAGGAGACCATCGATTTCAACGCTCATGAGCTGCGCGAAGGCGGTATCATCATTGCGGACGCAAAATTCAACCCGAAACTGCCAGAAGGTCTGAAGCCGGTACGGTTCCTGACTGTTCCGCTGACCGAAATTGCAGACGAGTTGGGCACGTCCTTGATGAAAAACATGGTGTCTATCGGTGCGTCCAGCGCGATCCTCGGCATTCCAGCGGAAAGCTATCGCAACATTGTTGAAGATATGTTCCTCCGTAAAGGCGAAAAAGTCGTCGAGAAAAATATGGAGGCGATTCGCCGCGGATTTGACTTTGTCAACGAATTGACTGGTGGACAACTCCCTGAATTCCAACTGGAGAAGGCTGAAGGTCAAAAACAGCTGTTCTTGATCGGGAACGATGCGATTGCACTGGGTGCAGTAGCCGCTGGTTGCCGTTTCATGCCGGCTTACCCGATTACCCCTGCTTCCGAAATTATGGAATATCTTATTAAAAAACTGCCGAAATTCGGCGGTACGGTAATTCAAACGGAGGATGAAATTGCTGCGATCACCATGGCGATTGGCGCTGGCTTTGGCGGCGTTCGTTCCATGACGGCATCTGCTGGTCCTGGTCTCTCCCTGATGATGGAAGCAATCGGCCTCGCAGGTATTACCGAAACACCGGTTGTGATCGTGGACACCCAGCGTGGCGGTCCTTCTACCGGTATGCCTACCAAACAAGAACAATCCGATGTAAACGCGATGATCTACGGTACGCACGGGGATATCCCGAAAGTGGTGATCGCTCCGAGCACAGTAGAAGAATGCTTCTACGATACTGTGGAAGCGTTTAATATCGCCGAAGAATATCAGCTCCCGGTTATCCTGATGACCGACCTGACGCTCTCTTTGGGCAAACAAACCGTTGACCCATTTGACTATAGCAAGGTCGATATCCGCCGCGGAAAACTGCTGGCTGGACAAGAACTGCCGGAAAAAGAGCAAAACGATCTGTTCAAGCGCTATGAAGTAACGGAAGACGGCGTATCTCCGCGCGTCATTCCGGGACAAAAATACGGCTTGCACCATGTTACCGGTGTCGAGCATGACCAGACAGGCCGTCCGTCTGAGAACGCGGCGAACCGTGTCGCTCAAATGGATAAGCGCATGCGCAAACTGGAAGGCGTGCTGAAAAACTTCAAAAACCCGGTGACTGTCGATGCTGCTCATGATGAAGCAGACGTATTGATCGTGGGCATCAACTCCACTATCGGTACCATCCAAGAAGCAAAAGCTCGCCTCGAACAGGAAGGCGTGAAAGTTAACCACGCGCAAATTCGTCTGATCCATCCATTCCCGGCTGATCACATGAAAGCGCTCGTGGAGAAAGCAAAACAAGTGATTGTGGTTGAACACAACGC
This sequence is a window from Brevibacillus composti. Protein-coding genes within it:
- a CDS encoding TIGR00282 family metallophosphoesterase, with amino-acid sequence MKLLFIGDIMGSPGREIVKTYLPLLKRKYQPTYLVVNGENAAHGRGITEKIVKELFESGVHAITLGNHTWDNKEIFDFIDDEPRLIRPANFPQGSPGSGITYIKQAEGELAVINLQGRTFLPPLDCPFQIADKLVEQARKRTKYIFVDFHAEATSEKQAMAWYLDGRVSAVVGTHTHVQTADERILPQGTGFLCDVGMCGPMNGILGMDREAVIKKFRTQLPVRFEVADGPAQLNAVLITLDKASGHARKLERIRIDADHPFME
- the spoVS gene encoding stage V sporulation protein SpoVS encodes the protein MEVLKVSAKSNPNSVAGALAGVLRERGAAEIQAIGAGALNQAVKAVAIARGFVAPSGVDLICIPAFTDIVIDGEERTAIKLIVEPR
- a CDS encoding dipeptidase, with the translated sequence MRVFDAHCDVLAKLWEKPSLDFYQGAPELQASFPELEKGNVDIQVLACYVPSHVPFGRRFQAVLEMLDLFHERVASERFRPILGRADLEDCVLKGTKGAILFVEGAHALEESLVQLRTWHRLGLRGMTLTWNHGNAVAAGCHEPHPGGLTMFGRKVVEEMNRLGMMIDVSHIAEPGFWDTLELSKDPVIASHSNVRRLCDHPRNLTDEQIAALIAKGGVMGLTFVDFFVTAEKRTVWIDDLLKHLDHVCALGGVDHIAFGSDFDGITDTFGDLARAGDYDHLVNALLKRYKEAEVQKFMHENWLRVFRNVLQ
- a CDS encoding 2-oxoacid:acceptor oxidoreductase subunit alpha codes for the protein MISQLSWKVGGQQGEGIESTGEIFSMAMNRMGYHLYSYRHFSSRIKGGHTNNKIRVSTKPMRAISDDLDILVAFDQETIDFNAHELREGGIIIADAKFNPKLPEGLKPVRFLTVPLTEIADELGTSLMKNMVSIGASSAILGIPAESYRNIVEDMFLRKGEKVVEKNMEAIRRGFDFVNELTGGQLPEFQLEKAEGQKQLFLIGNDAIALGAVAAGCRFMPAYPITPASEIMEYLIKKLPKFGGTVIQTEDEIAAITMAIGAGFGGVRSMTASAGPGLSLMMEAIGLAGITETPVVIVDTQRGGPSTGMPTKQEQSDVNAMIYGTHGDIPKVVIAPSTVEECFYDTVEAFNIAEEYQLPVILMTDLTLSLGKQTVDPFDYSKVDIRRGKLLAGQELPEKEQNDLFKRYEVTEDGVSPRVIPGQKYGLHHVTGVEHDQTGRPSENAANRVAQMDKRMRKLEGVLKNFKNPVTVDAAHDEADVLIVGINSTIGTIQEAKARLEQEGVKVNHAQIRLIHPFPADHMKALVEKAKQVIVVEHNAQAQVTNLLKQHVGSAEKIESVLKYDGNPFLPKEIYSEVKGLIKHGDFERVSQ